In Mustelus asterias unplaced genomic scaffold, sMusAst1.hap1.1 HAP1_SCAFFOLD_3719, whole genome shotgun sequence, a genomic segment contains:
- the LOC144490743 gene encoding OTU domain-containing protein 7B-like has protein sequence FAPIPFGGIYLPLEVPANKCHRSPLVLAYDQAHFSALVSMEQSESSKEQAVIPLTDSEHKLLPVHFAVDPGKDWEWGPDDTDNVRLASVTLSLEAKLHLLHTYMNVTWIQLASETQQAPLAQPESPSASGGDDARSVAESGESDKESVCSSSNGNSGKAGSKEKAKKDKDKRRAESVANKLGSFGKSLGSKLKKNIGFIHGKGSRGNGQNGTLDKSRKKGSLKKGGKESGPECALPGDRAAGALAKSQPAPDPYKYSNDVKLSLSILRAAMQGERKFIFTGLLTTSHRHPYQEEMIQRYLTDAEERYFTEQEQKETGKKCPSNGAANKKGDPADLSTQARFDSQERLADDPRGDHLLPVGPYSPSAQGYGCQGVSQPPAAKLSGYQQPSFTSALSIPRPSLVTTEFNPQPPSYKEIRRQVAGGSSNSLLSYATLPRHCGQGHSAGGSPAHSSSCHPPPAETDEAPDYPTSSCNSSYHSFSNGFTEPSESSGPEGCPDPSKGRSLYSIQQTRCRQTNCNFYGHPETGNYCSCCYKEELRKKDSEPPSHRF, from the exons CCTTCGCTCCAATACCGTTtggggggatttatctgcctctgGAGGTTCCAGCCAACAAGTGCCACCGCTCACCACTGGTCCTGGCCTATGATCAGGCTCACTTCTCTGCTCTGGTCTCCATGGAACAGAGTGAGTCCAGCAAAGAACAAG CTGTGATCCCTCTGACTGATTCCGAACACAAGCTGCTTCCCGTTCACTTTGCAGTGGATCCGGGGAAGGATTGGGAATGGGGACCAGATGACACTGACAATGTACGCTTGGCCAG tgtgacgcTTTCATTGGAAGCCAAGTTACATTTACTGCACACATACATGAATGTGACCTGGATCCAACTGGCCTCTGAAACCCAG CAAGCGCCCCTGGCCCAGCCCGAGTCTCCCAGCGCCTCCGGAGGGGACGACGCCCGTTCCGTGGCTGAGTCGGGAGAGTCGGACAAGGAGTCGGTGTGCAGCAGCTCCAACGGGAACAGCGGCAAGGCCGGCAGCAAGGAGAAGgccaagaaggacaaggacaagagGAGGGCCGAATCGGTGGCCAACAAGCTGGGCAGCTTTGGCAAGAGCCTGGGCAGCAAACTGAAGAAGAACATCGGCTTCATCCACGGCAAGGGTAGCAGAGGCAACGGGCAGAACGGCACGCTGGACAAGAGCAGGAAGAAAGGCTCCTTGAAGAAAGGAGGCAAGGAGAGCGGCCCGGAGTGCGCCTTGCCGGGGGACAGAGCGGCGGGAGCCCTGGCGAAATCGCAGCCCGCCCCCGACCCCTACAAGTACAGCAACGACGTGAAGCTGAGCCTGAGTATTCTGCGGGCAGCCATGCAGGGCGAACGCAAGTTCATCTTCACCGGCCTCCTCACGACCAGCCACCGCCACCCCTACCAGGAGGAGATGATCCAACGCTACCTGACGGACGCAGAGGAACGCTACTTCACCGAGCAGGAGCAGAAGGAAACGGGGAAGAAATGCCCGTCCAACGGAGCGGCGAACAAGAAAGGCGACCCCGCTGACCTCTCCACCCAGGCCAGGTTCGACTCCCAGGAGCGGCTGGCCGATGACCCGCGGGGTGACCACCTCCTTCCCGTCGGCCCCTACAGCCCCTCGGCACAGGGCTACGGCTGCCAGGGGGTGTCTCAGCCCCCCGCGGCCAAACTCTCCGGCTACCAGCAGCCCTCCTTCACCAGCGCCCTGTCCATACCCCGGCCCAGCCTGGTGACGACTGAGTTCAACCCCCAGCCCCCCAGCTACAAGGAGATCCGCAGGCAAGTGGCCGGGGGCTCCTCCAACAGCCTGCTCTCCTACGCCACCTTGCCCCGGCACTGCGGGCAAGGGCACTCTGCCGGGGGCAGCCCAGCCCACTCCTCCTCCTGCCACCCGCCCCCCGCAGAGACGGACGAAGCCCCCGATTACCCCACCTCCTCCTGTAACAGCTCCTACCACAGTTTCAGCAACGGCTTCACCGAGCCGTCCGAGTCCTCGGGCCCCGAGGGCTGCCCGGACCCCAGCAAGGGCCGCAGCCTCTACTCCATCCAGCAGACACGCTGCCGCCAGACTAACTGCAACTTCTACGGGCACCCGGAGACGGGGAACTACTGCTCTTGCTGCTACAAGGAGGAGCTGAGGAAGAAGGATAGCGAGCCGCCATCACACAGGTTCTGA